In one Eschrichtius robustus isolate mEscRob2 chromosome 15, mEscRob2.pri, whole genome shotgun sequence genomic region, the following are encoded:
- the LOC137777265 gene encoding lysine-rich coiled-coil protein 1-like — protein MKHSKKTSDSFRDELEDYIKLQKARGLEPKTCFRKRREDYLETCGYKEEVNFRPRCRMFDQSLPYEPIQTYRRPCNISPAVEKWLPQWLPAHDSRLRLDSLSYCQFTRDCFSGKPVALNFSQQEYSCSSYSVESGVYRHLSLENSTSAHQASYKQIHQKRKRHPEEGREKPGEERPKHKRKKAYEEIDLDKHKSIQRNKTEVETVRVSTEKLKNRKGKKSRDVASKKEERKRRKEKKEQGKERTEEDMLWDQAILGF, from the coding sequence ATGAAGCATTCAAAGAAGACATCTGACTCTTTTCGAGATGAACTTGAAGATTACATCAAACTGCAGAAAGCCAGAGGCTTAGAGCCAAAGACTTGTttcagaaagaggagagaggattATTTGGAAACCTGTGGATACAAAGAAGAGGTTAATTTTAGACCCAGGTGTAGAATGTTTGATCAAAGCCTCCCTTATGAACCCATCCAGACCTACCGAAGACCATGCAATATTTCACCAGCAGTGGAGAAGTGGTTACCTCAGTGGCTACCAGCTCATGACAGCAGGCTGAGACTAGACTCCCTGAGCTACTGTCAATTCACCAGGGACTGTTTCTCAGGAAAACCAGTAGCCCTGAACTTTAGTCAACAAGAGTATAGCTGTAGCTCATACAGTGTAGAATCTGGAGTTTACAGGCACCTCTCCTTAGAAAACAGTACCAGTGCCCATCAAGCTAGTTATAAACAGATAcaccagaagagaaaaagacacccaGAGGAAGGCCGGGAAAAACCAGGAGAGGAGCGGCCCAAGCATAAGAGGAAGAAAGCTTATGAGGAAATAGATTTAGACAAACACAAGAGcatccaaagaaacaaaacagaggtGGAAACAGTCAGAGTCAGTACAGAAAAGCTTAAGAAccgaaaaggcaagaaaagcCGAGATGTAGCCTCTAAGAAAGAGGAACGTAAgcgtagaaaagagaaaaaggaacaagggAAAGAAAGGACAGAAGAGGATATGCTTTGGGACCAGGCTATCCTTGGATTTTGA